A stretch of the Sorangium aterium genome encodes the following:
- a CDS encoding RCC1 domain-containing protein: MSTSSFAFVSVAAALAVSAASCGTTVEFGAGDPPVVDGGSPPTGDGGSSPVTEPGNAGGTVTEPEPAPEPEPEPEPEPEPEPEPEPAPKPYGGADPFPPQEMRLVAGGDNTCVVGIHGHVACWGSAETGQLGLGGFVDHSTPTWIPDLDGVVELAIGSLAMCARRLDGTVWCWGSNSHGQLGAQTADCPRLRFPCSAVPVQAPVTEAVSLAAGPHHACAVLAPDGDVQCWGAAPRVTDSGFHALSAAAGYAHTCVLFAPAPGQDPASDVVCYGDNGVGQLGLGTSLDVASRPITRDAVFGFVQLAAGNDFTCGVDRGQQLFCWGQNQFGGLGWGVDGEDSPEWCPGNGRCATQPVRVEIPYVKHVAAYYEHACAVAQPGVVYCWGTPSRTSPASAGECWPGSPDCAPIPRLVSGVVNAASVAVGNGHACALTGANDVYCWGLDTHGQLGRGPGASFEATPVRIQIPWEPRD; encoded by the coding sequence ATGAGCACCTCGTCATTCGCCTTCGTTTCGGTCGCCGCCGCGCTCGCCGTGAGCGCCGCCTCGTGCGGCACCACGGTCGAGTTCGGGGCCGGCGATCCGCCGGTGGTCGACGGCGGATCGCCGCCCACCGGCGATGGTGGGTCCTCGCCCGTCACCGAGCCCGGTAATGCCGGCGGGACGGTCACTGAGCCCGAGCCAGCACCCGAGCCGGAGCCAGAACCCGAGCCGGAGCCAGAACCCGAGCCGGAGCCTGAGCCTGCCCCCAAGCCGTACGGTGGGGCCGACCCGTTTCCCCCGCAAGAAATGCGTCTCGTGGCCGGCGGCGACAACACCTGCGTCGTGGGCATTCACGGTCACGTCGCGTGCTGGGGCAGCGCCGAGACAGGGCAGCTCGGGCTGGGGGGCTTCGTGGATCACTCGACCCCGACCTGGATCCCCGACCTCGACGGCGTGGTGGAGCTCGCCATCGGCAGCCTCGCGATGTGCGCGCGGCGGCTGGACGGCACCGTCTGGTGCTGGGGCTCGAATTCCCACGGCCAGCTCGGCGCGCAGACCGCCGACTGTCCCCGTCTCCGCTTCCCTTGCAGCGCGGTCCCGGTACAGGCGCCGGTCACGGAGGCTGTCAGTCTCGCAGCGGGCCCGCACCACGCCTGCGCCGTGCTGGCGCCGGACGGGGACGTCCAGTGCTGGGGCGCGGCGCCGAGGGTGACCGACTCTGGCTTCCACGCGCTCTCCGCGGCGGCGGGCTACGCCCATACGTGCGTCCTGTTCGCGCCCGCGCCCGGGCAGGATCCGGCGAGCGACGTCGTTTGTTATGGCGACAACGGCGTGGGTCAGCTCGGGCTGGGCACGAGCCTGGACGTCGCGTCCAGGCCGATCACGCGCGACGCCGTGTTCGGCTTCGTGCAGCTCGCCGCGGGCAACGACTTCACCTGCGGCGTCGACAGGGGCCAGCAGCTGTTCTGCTGGGGCCAGAACCAGTTCGGCGGCCTCGGCTGGGGCGTCGATGGCGAGGATTCCCCCGAGTGGTGCCCGGGGAACGGGCGTTGCGCGACGCAGCCAGTGCGGGTGGAGATCCCTTATGTGAAGCACGTCGCGGCGTACTACGAGCACGCCTGCGCGGTGGCGCAGCCCGGCGTCGTGTACTGCTGGGGAACCCCGTCACGCACGAGCCCGGCGAGCGCCGGGGAGTGCTGGCCGGGGTCTCCAGATTGCGCGCCCATACCGCGGTTGGTCTCCGGCGTGGTGAACGCGGCCTCGGTCGCCGTCGGCAACGGCCACGCGTGCGCGCTCACCGGCGCGAACGACGTCTACTGCTGGGGCCTCGACACGCACGGCCAGCTCGGCCGCGGCCCGGGTGCGTCGTTCGAGGCGACTCCAGTGCGCATCCAGATCCCGTGGGAGCCGAGGGACTGA
- a CDS encoding serine/threonine-protein kinase, giving the protein MAHVDDDTIPSAPRGVVSPTDETVTLSAGEESIAGGRCSAEVPSRAGDYVLQSVLGEGGFGVVYRGEHAARGTKAAIKVLHAELALHPDVCLRFEREVVVMQRVRHPNVVDVLDVGRLEDGRPYFVMELLDGVSLEAHLEARGRLPLEEVLALLEPLCSALDAAHAQAIVHRDVKPSNVFLCSGDMQRRGPRVVLLDFGVAKLLDAPGPALTTSRHVLGSPSSMSPEQLLGRPVDARTDVYALGALAYAMLTGEPPFSCASFPVLRQLHLFASPPRPSAQARVSPSLDDVVLRALSKAPAERQPSAGQLLAELRAAVAAPRAAGATTAAPRRSAMGIHVEVQADPGALDEPTPDLLDDFESVLPFALSELTKAGFSTAVETGTTALVTADRPLDPARDEAARRDALGAALSLKQRLEARSGRDRRVHVRLCVHVGELLASADGTLTGGDLLELSGWVPEGAAEGLFASPALLDGLGVTAHPASVSQGSSALLRVLEPWQRA; this is encoded by the coding sequence ATGGCACACGTCGATGACGACACCATCCCCAGCGCGCCGCGCGGGGTGGTGAGCCCCACCGACGAGACGGTCACCCTCTCGGCCGGGGAGGAATCCATCGCGGGTGGCCGGTGCAGCGCCGAGGTGCCCTCGCGCGCCGGAGACTATGTGCTCCAGAGCGTCCTCGGCGAGGGCGGCTTCGGCGTCGTCTACCGCGGCGAGCACGCGGCGCGCGGCACGAAGGCGGCGATCAAGGTCCTGCACGCCGAGCTCGCGCTGCACCCCGACGTGTGCCTCCGCTTCGAGCGCGAGGTCGTCGTGATGCAGCGGGTGCGGCACCCGAACGTGGTCGACGTGCTCGACGTCGGCAGGCTGGAGGACGGCCGCCCCTACTTCGTCATGGAGCTGCTCGACGGCGTCAGCCTGGAGGCGCACCTCGAGGCCCGCGGCCGGCTCCCGCTGGAGGAGGTGCTCGCCCTCCTCGAGCCGCTCTGCAGCGCGCTCGACGCGGCCCACGCGCAGGCGATCGTGCACCGCGACGTGAAGCCGTCCAACGTCTTCCTGTGCTCGGGCGACATGCAGAGACGCGGCCCCCGCGTGGTGCTGCTCGATTTCGGCGTGGCGAAGCTGCTCGACGCGCCCGGTCCCGCGCTGACCACGTCGCGGCACGTCCTGGGCTCGCCCTCCAGCATGTCGCCCGAGCAGCTCCTGGGCCGCCCTGTCGACGCGCGGACGGACGTCTACGCGCTCGGCGCGCTGGCGTACGCGATGCTCACGGGAGAGCCGCCGTTCTCCTGCGCGTCGTTCCCGGTGCTGCGCCAGCTCCACCTCTTCGCGAGCCCGCCCCGCCCGAGCGCGCAGGCGCGCGTGAGCCCGTCGCTCGACGACGTGGTGCTGCGGGCGCTCAGCAAGGCCCCGGCGGAGCGCCAGCCGTCGGCGGGGCAGCTGCTCGCCGAGCTGCGCGCGGCCGTCGCGGCGCCGCGGGCGGCGGGCGCGACGACCGCGGCGCCCCGGCGATCGGCCATGGGCATCCACGTGGAGGTGCAGGCCGACCCGGGCGCGCTCGATGAGCCGACGCCGGACTTGCTCGACGACTTCGAGTCCGTCCTGCCCTTCGCGCTGTCCGAGCTCACGAAGGCGGGGTTCTCGACCGCGGTCGAGACGGGCACGACCGCGCTGGTCACGGCCGACCGGCCCCTCGACCCGGCGCGCGACGAGGCCGCGCGCCGCGACGCGCTCGGCGCGGCGCTGTCGCTGAAGCAGCGGCTCGAAGCGCGCTCGGGGCGCGACCGGCGGGTGCACGTCCGGCTCTGCGTGCACGTCGGCGAGCTCCTGGCGAGCGCGGACGGCACGCTGACGGGCGGCGATTTGCTGGAGCTCTCCGGGTGGGTGCCCGAGGGGGCGGCGGAGGGGCTCTTCGCATCGCCCGCCCTGCTCGACGGCCTCGGCGTCACCGCGCACCCCGCGTCCGTCTCGCAGGGGTCGAGCGCGCTGCTCCGGGTGCTGGAGCCCTGGCAGCGGGCGTAG